From the genome of Vicia villosa cultivar HV-30 ecotype Madison, WI linkage group LG2, Vvil1.0, whole genome shotgun sequence, one region includes:
- the LOC131652189 gene encoding isoleucine--tRNA ligase, chloroplastic/mitochondrial-like isoform X2, giving the protein MSKSMGNVVDPRSVIEGGKNQKEAPAYGADVLRLWVSSVDYTGDVMIGPQILRQISEIYRKLRGTLRYLLANLHGWETDFTVKYDELPRIDRHALFQLENVVKSIQGNYENDQFFKIFQVTCFRS; this is encoded by the exons ATGAGCAAGTCTATGGGTAATGTTGTGGATCCACGTAGTGTGATTGAAGGAGGAAAAAATCAGAAG GAAGCACCTGCATATGGAGCGGATGTCCTACGGCTTTGGGTTTCTAGTGTAGATTATACTGGTGATGTGATGATTGGTCCTCAGATTCTTCGTCAAATATCTGAAATCTACCGGAAGTTACGGGGAACTTTAAGATACCTCTTGGCAAATCTTCATGGCTGGGAA ACCGATTTTACTGTTAAATACGATGAGCTTCCTAGGATTGATAGGCATGCACTATTTCAGCTAGAGAATGTTGTAAAAAGCATTCAAGGGAATTATGAAAATGAccagtttttcaaaatatttcagGTAACTTGTTTTAGATCCTAG
- the LOC131652189 gene encoding isoleucine--tRNA ligase, chloroplastic/mitochondrial-like isoform X1 encodes MTHSVDPSSMCIISHQRYHHDHTVIASPATCDLHRHWSSNVPVVLHHCVILSNSPLCHPCGKFRTSSVIHSHLVCISITLPCACSLCFWARLFKFLSFLSTTGKAPYSSVLTHGFALDEKGLKMSKSMGNVVDPRSVIEGGKNQKEAPAYGADVLRLWVSSVDYTGDVMIGPQILRQISEIYRKLRGTLRYLLANLHGWETDFTVKYDELPRIDRHALFQLENVVKSIQGNYENDQFFKIFQVTCFRS; translated from the exons ATGACACATTCGGTGGACCCTTCTTCGATGTGTATCATCAGTCACCAACGATACCATCATGATCATACCGTCATTGCCAGTCCAGCCACCTGTGACCTACACCGTCATTGGAGCAGCAACGTGCCAGTAGTTCTCCATCATTGTGTCATCCTTTCAAATTCTCCGCTGTGTCATCCTTGTGGCAAGTTTAGAACTTCTTCCGTCATTCACTCTCACTTGGTCTGCATTTCCATCACGCTTCCTTGTGCATGTTCACTATGTTTTTGGGCGAGACTCTTCAAATTTTTGTCATTTTTGTCTACTACAGGAAAGGCTCCATATTCTTCTGTTTTAACTCATGGATTTGCATTGGATGAGAAGGGCTTAAAGATGAGCAAGTCTATGGGTAATGTTGTGGATCCACGTAGTGTGATTGAAGGAGGAAAAAATCAGAAG GAAGCACCTGCATATGGAGCGGATGTCCTACGGCTTTGGGTTTCTAGTGTAGATTATACTGGTGATGTGATGATTGGTCCTCAGATTCTTCGTCAAATATCTGAAATCTACCGGAAGTTACGGGGAACTTTAAGATACCTCTTGGCAAATCTTCATGGCTGGGAA ACCGATTTTACTGTTAAATACGATGAGCTTCCTAGGATTGATAGGCATGCACTATTTCAGCTAGAGAATGTTGTAAAAAGCATTCAAGGGAATTATGAAAATGAccagtttttcaaaatatttcagGTAACTTGTTTTAGATCCTAG